In a single window of the Natator depressus isolate rNatDep1 chromosome 24, rNatDep2.hap1, whole genome shotgun sequence genome:
- the ATP1A3 gene encoding sodium/potassium-transporting ATPase subunit alpha-3 isoform X3 produces the protein MIQALGGFFAYFVILAENGFLPSGLVGIRLNWDDRTVNDLEDSYGQQWTYEQRKVVEFTCHTSFFVSIVVVQWADLIICKTRRNSVFQQGMKNKILIFGLFEETALAAFLSYCPGMDVALRMYPLKPSWWFCAFPYSFLIFVYDEIRKLILRRNPGGWVEKETYY, from the exons ATGATCCAGGCCTTGGGCGGGTTTTTCGCCTACTTTGTGATCCTGGCCGAGAACGGGTTCCTGCCCTCGGGGCTGGTCGGGATCCGGCTCAACTGGGACGACCGCACCGTGAACGACCTGGAGGACAGCTACGGGCAGCAGTGG ACGTATGAGCAGCGCAAGGTGGTGGAGTTCACCTGCCACACGTCCTTCTTCGTCAGCATCGTGGTGGTGCAATGGGCCGATCTGATCATCTGCAAAACCAGGAGAAACTCAGTGTTCCAGCAGGGCATGAA GAACAAGATCCTTATTTTCGGGCTCTTTGAGGAGACCGCGCTGGCCGCCTTCCTGTCCTACTGCCCCGGCATGGACGTGGCGCTGCGGATGTACCCCCTGAA GCCCAGCTGGTGGTTCTGTGCCTTCCCGTACAGCTTCCTCATCTTCGTGTACGACGAGATCCGGAAACTCATCCTGCGCCGGaaccccggag GTTGGGTCGAGAAGGAAACCTActactga
- the ATP1A3 gene encoding sodium/potassium-transporting ATPase subunit alpha-3 isoform X2 has translation MGDKSEKDSPKKGSKDAKARDLDDLKKEVAMTEHKMSIEEVCRKYNTDCVQGLTHSKAQEILVRDGPNALTPPPTTPEWVKFCRQLFGGFSILLWIGAILCFLAYGIQAGTEDDPANDNLYLGIVLAAVVIITGCFSYYQEAKSSKIMESFKNMVPQQALVIREGEKMQLNAEEVVVGDLVEVKGGDRVPADLRIISAHGCKVDNSSLTGESEPQTRSPDCTHDNPLETRNITFFSTNCVEGTARGVVIATGDRTVMGRIATLASGLEVGKTPIAVEIEHFIQLITGVAVFLGVSFFVLSLILGYSWLEAVIFLIGIIVANVPEGLLATVTVCLTLTAKRMARKNCLVKNLEAVETLGSTSTICSDKTGTLTQNRMTVAHMWFDNQIHEADTTEDQSGTAFDKSSATWLALSHVAGLCNRAVFKGGQDNVPILKRDVAGDASESALLKCIELSSGSVKLMRERNKKVAEIPFNSTNKYQLSIHETEDPNDNRYLLVMKGAPERILDRCSTILLQGKEQPLDEELKEAFQNAYLELGGLGERVLGFCHFYMPEEQYPKGFAFDCDDVNFATENLCFVGLMSMIDPPRAAVPDAVGKCRSAGIKVIMVTGDHPITAKAIAKGVGIISEGNETVEDIAARLNIPVSQVNPRDAKACVIHGTDLKDMSTEQIDEILQNHTEIVFARTSPQQKLIIVEGCQRQGAIVAVTGDGVNDSPALKKADIGVAMGIAGSDVSKQAADMILLDDNFASIVTGVEEGRLIFDNLKKSIAYTLTSNIPEITPFLLFIMANIPLPLGTITILCIDLGTDMVPAISLAYEAAESDIMKRQPRNPRTDKLVNERLISMAYGQIGMIQALGGFFAYFVILAENGFLPSGLVGIRLNWDDRTVNDLEDSYGQQWTYEQRKVVEFTCHTSFFVSIVVVQWADLIICKTRRNSVFQQGMKNKILIFGLFEETALAAFLSYCPGMDVALRMYPLKPSWWFCAFPYSFLIFVYDEIRKLILRRNPGGWVEKETYY, from the exons GACAAGAGCGAGAAGGATTCGCCCAAGAAGGGGAGCAAAGATGCCAAGGCCAGAGACCTGGACGACCTCAAGAAGGAAGTGGCCATG ACTGAGCACAAAATGTCCATCGAAGAGGTTTGCAGAAAATACAACACGGACTGTGTGCAG ggttTGACCCACAGCAAAGCGCAGGAGATCCTGGTGCGGGACGGGCCCAATGCCCTGACGCCCCCCCCCACTACCCCCGAGTGGGTCAAGTTCTGCCGACAGCTCTTCGGGGGCTTCTCCATCCTGCTGTGGATCGGGGCCATTCTCTGCTTCCTGGCCTACGGCATCCAGGCCGGTACCGAGGACGACCCAGCCAACGACAac ctctaccTGGGCATCGTGCTGGCTGCTGTCGTGATCATCACCGGCTGCTTCTCCTACTACCAAGAGGCCAAAAGCTCCAAGATCATGGAGTCCTTCAAGAACATGGTCCCCCag caaGCCCTGGTGATCCGGGAgggggagaagatgcagctgaATGCGGAGGAGGTGGTTGTGGGGGACCTGGTGGAGGTGAAGGGGGGCGACCGCGTCCCCGCCGACCTGCGCATCATCTCGGCCCACGGCTGCAAG GTGGATAATTCCTCCCTGACCGGCGAATCGGAGCCACAGACCCGCTCCCCCGACTGCACCCACGACAACCCGCTGGAGACCCGCAACATCACCTTCTTCTCCACCAACTGCGTCGAGG GCACGGCGCGCGGGGTGGTCATCGCCACGGGCGACCGCACGGTGATGGGCCGAATCGCCACGCTGGCGTCGGGCCTGGAGGTCGGCAAGACGCCCATCGCTGTGGAGATCGAGCATTTCATCCAGCTGATCACCGGCGTGGCCGTGTTCCTGGGCGTCTCCTTCTTCGTGCTCTCGCTCATCCTGGGCTACTCCTGGCTGGAGGCCGTCATCTTCCTCATCGGCATCATCGTGGCCAACGTGCCCGAGGGGCTGCTGGCCACCGTCACG gtctgTCTGACGCTGACGGCCAAGCGCATGGCCCGCAAGAACTGCCTGGTGAAGAACCTGGAGGCGGTGGAGACGCTGGGCTCGACCTCCACCATCTGCTCCGACAAGACGGGGACCCTGACCCAGAACCGCATGACGGTCGCCCACATGTGGTTCGACAACCAGATCCACGAGGCCGACACCACCGAGGACCAGTCGG GAACGGCCTTCGACAAGAGCTCGGCCACCTGGCTGGCCCTGTCCCATGTCGCTGGACTCTGCAACCGTGCCGTCTTCAAGGGGGGGCAGGACAACGTGCCCATCCTCAAG CGGGACGTGGCTGGCGACGCTTCAGAGTCGGCGCTGCTGAAATGCATCGAGCTCTCGTCCGGCTCCGTCAAGCTGATGCGGGAGAGAAACAAGAAAGTGGCCGAGATCCCCTTCAACTCCACCAACAAGTACCAG CTGTCCATCCACGAGACTGAGGACCCCAATGACAACCGTTACCTGCTGGTGATGAAGGGGGCGCCGGAGCGGATCCTGGATCGTTGCTCGACCATCCTGCTGCAGGGCAAGGAGCAGCCGCTGGACgaggagctgaaggaggcttTTCAGAACGCCTACCTGGAGCTGGGCGGCCTGGGCGAGCGGGTGCTCG ggTTCTGTCACTTCTACATGCCGGAGGAGCAGTACCCCAAGGGCTTCGCCTTCGACTGCGACGACGTGAACTTCGCCACCGAGAACCTCTGCTTCGTGGGGCTCATGTCCATGATCGACCCGCCCCGGGCCGCCGTGCCCGACGCCGTGGGCAAGTGCCGCAGCGCTGGCATCAAG gtTATCATGGTGACCGGCGACCACCCCATCACCGCCAAGGCCATCGCCAAGGGCGTGGGCATCATTTCCGAGGGCAACGAGACCGTGGAAGACATCGCCGCCCGCCTCAACATCCCCGTCAGCCAGGTCAACCCCAG GGACGCCAAGGCCTGCGTGATCCACGGCACGGACCTGAAGGACATGAGCACGGAGCAGATCGACGAGATCCTGCAGAACCACACGGAGATCGTCTTCGCCCGCACCTCGCCCCAGCAGAAACTCATCATTGTGGAGGGCTGCCAGAGACAG GGTGCCATCGTGGCCGTGACAGGCGACGGTGTGAACGACTCCCCAGCACTGAAGAAGGCCGACATCGGGGTGGCCATGGGCATCGCCGGCTCCGACGTCTCCAAGCAGGCGGCCGACATGATCCTGCTGGACGACAACTTCGCCTCCATCGTCACCGGCGtcgaggagg GGCGGCTGATCTTCGACAACCTGAAGAAATCCATCGCCTACACGCTGACCAGCAACATCCCCGAGATCACCCCCTTCCTGCTCTTCATCATGGCCAACATCCCGCTGCCCCTCGGCACCATCACCATCCTCTGCATCGACCTGGGCACGGACATG gtCCCCGCCATCTCCCTGGCCTACGAAGCCGCCGAGAGCGACATCATGAAACGGCAGCCTCGAAACCCCCGGACGGACAAGCTGGTGAACGAGAGGCTGATTAGCATGGCCTACGGGCAGATCG GGATGATCCAGGCCTTGGGCGGGTTTTTCGCCTACTTTGTGATCCTGGCCGAGAACGGGTTCCTGCCCTCGGGGCTGGTCGGGATCCGGCTCAACTGGGACGACCGCACCGTGAACGACCTGGAGGACAGCTACGGGCAGCAGTGG ACGTATGAGCAGCGCAAGGTGGTGGAGTTCACCTGCCACACGTCCTTCTTCGTCAGCATCGTGGTGGTGCAATGGGCCGATCTGATCATCTGCAAAACCAGGAGAAACTCAGTGTTCCAGCAGGGCATGAA GAACAAGATCCTTATTTTCGGGCTCTTTGAGGAGACCGCGCTGGCCGCCTTCCTGTCCTACTGCCCCGGCATGGACGTGGCGCTGCGGATGTACCCCCTGAA GCCCAGCTGGTGGTTCTGTGCCTTCCCGTACAGCTTCCTCATCTTCGTGTACGACGAGATCCGGAAACTCATCCTGCGCCGGaaccccggag GTTGGGTCGAGAAGGAAACCTActactga
- the LOC141977249 gene encoding cornifelin homolog A-like, with amino-acid sequence MAYQAETVQPGRVQTSYSYGTSSAWSSGTCDCFADMGVCLCGTFVPCILASQVSQDFGESCLLPCLPGTLLALRTGVRERYHIKGSICDDWLVMACCGPCGLCQLSRELLHRR; translated from the exons ATGGCCTATCAGGCGGAGACCGTGCAGCCCGGCCGGGTGCAAACCAGCTACTCCTATGGCACCTCCAGCGCCTGGAGCTCCGGGACGTGCGACTGCTTCGCAGACATGGGCGTGT GTCTCTGCGGTACCTTTGTGCCCTGCATCCTGGCCTCCCAGGTGTCCCAGGACTTCGGCGagtcctgcctcctgccctgcctgccgGGCACCCTGCTGGCCCTGCGCACGGGGGTACGGGAACGGTACCACATCAAG ggcAGTATCTGCGACGACTGGCTCGTCATGGCCTGCTGTGGGCCCTGCGGCCTTTGCCAGCTGTCCCGGGAGCTGTTGCACCGGAGATGA
- the LOC141977247 gene encoding prenylated Rab acceptor protein 1-like, with the protein MAGKAGSEHPFTPPAEHEAAGPLGTKISIPALLPQGPAKKWLEQRRATLRPWATFADQRRFGKPRNLGELCQRLARNVEYFQSNYVLVFLGLILYCLITSPLLLVALAVFFGACYLIYLRTQQSRLVLFGRELSTAHQYGLAGGVSFPFFWLAGAGSAVFWVLGATLVVIGSHAAFHELESGEADELQMEPV; encoded by the exons ATGGCCGGGAAAGCCGGCTCGGAGCATCCCTTCACCCCGCCCGCCGAGCACGAGGCTGCGGGACCCCTCGGCACCAA gatcTCCATCccggccctgctgccccagggccccGCCAAGAAGTGGCTGGAGCAGCGTCGGGCCACCCTGCGCCCCTGGGCCACCTTCGCCGACCAGCGCCGGTTCGGGAAGCCCCGGAACTTGGGGGAGCTCTGCCAGCGCCTGGCGCGGAACGTGGAGTATTTCCAGAGCAACTACGTCCTCGTCTTCCTGGGCCTCATCCTCTACTGCCT gatcacctcccccctgctcctcgTGGCGCTGGCTGTCTTCTTCGGGGCCTGTTACCTCATCTACCTGCGAACCCAGCAGTCCCGCCTGGTGCTGTTCG gcCGGGAGCTCAGCACGGCTCACCAGTACGGCCTGGCTGGGGGCgtctccttccccttcttctggCTGGCGGGGGCCGGATCTGCCGTCTTCTGGGTGCTGG GTGCCACCCTGGTGGTGATCGGCTCCCACGCTGCCTTCCATGAGCTGGAGTCAGGGGAGGCTGACGAGCTGCAGATGGAGCCCGTGTGA
- the LOC141977228 gene encoding uncharacterized protein LOC141977228: protein MYAKRLKSDLVELCRQRGLRVGRSTKEQLIAQLEERDRLDDPIPVPEGSRPADAAWALGPDQAGRGQTAAQDTPRPFLPMPGGGVVGSPANTEGPLTPAASRGSSQRSSPSLERMRLEWERERKMRELEDHEKQRQHEEKQRQHEQEEKEKQRQHEQEEKERERQEKERERQEKERERQEKERERQHEQQEKEKQRQHELELARLRSSGAPAATNAAVTLTPVIMQGTAFSRMEWKSINCMKKLVQIQTDIIFLSKCKQMDIVPKGLKVKNPLQSTYHTDCADSLCHTLSKKLRNHLINILYSKPGKIKNELSKLDTLIRNQPSTQTSSWLDFTKTRQAIYNAHFASLQKKKDTKLSKILHATRVHSNGSLNPPSNIVNLSNYTLSPAQAAVLPRGLSFCPSTPSNMIHPKLGDQLDPERVGETHQPATGERIRWESEPSSPQPAPGQAKPAELFALLSQVYKVVQLILCNTPVLARTANASPLCAICKFD from the exons atgtacgctaaacgccttaagagcgacctggtggagctgtgcaggcagagggggctgcgcgtcgggaggtccaccaaggaacagctgattgcccagctggaggagagggatcgcttggatgacccgatccctgtccctgagggaagccgcccggcggacgcagcgtgggccctggggcctgaccaggctgggaggggtcagactgctgcccaggacaccccgagacccttcctacctatgcctgggggaggggttgtgggaagcccagcgaacaccgagggccccctgaccccagcagccagcaggggatcctcccagcggagctccccatccctggagcggatgcggctggaatgggagagggagaggaaaatgagggagctggaggatcatgaaaaacaacgtcaacatgaggagaaacaacgtcaacatgagcaggaggagaaggagaaacaacgtcaacatgagcaggaggagaaggagagggagcgtcaggagaaggagagggagcgtcaggagaaggagagggagcgtcaggagaaggagagggagcgtcaacatgagcagcaggagaaggagaaacaaagacagcatgaactggagctggccaggctgaggagcagtggggccccggctgcg actaacgcggctgttactctgacacctgtcattatgcaaggcactgcatttagccgcatggagtggaaatctatcaactgcatgaaaaaacttgtacagatacagacagacatcatcttcctttccaaatgcaaacagatggacatcgtaccaaaaggactgaaggtaaaaaatccattacaatccacataccacacagactgtgctgacagcttgtgccacacgctctcaaagaaactgcggaatcacctgatcaacatcctctacagcaaaccgggaaagattaagaatgagctctcaaaactggatactctcataagaaaccagccttccacacaaacttcctcgtggctggactttactaaaactagacaagccatttacaacgcacactttgcttctctacaaaagaaaaaggacactaaactttctaaaatactacatgccacaagggtccacagcaatggttccctcaacccacccagcaatattgttaacctatccaactatactcttagcccagcacaAGCAGCTGTCCTacctcggggcctctccttctgcccctccaccccctcgaacatgataca tcccaagCTTGGTGACCAGTTGGACCCTGAGCGTGtgggcgagacccaccagccGGCCACGGGGGAAAGGATTCGCTGGG AGAGCGAGCCGAGCTCCCCGCAGCCTGCGCCCGGCCAGGCTAAACCAGCCGAGCTCTTCGCTCTCCTCTCGCAAG tttacaaggttgtCCAGCTCATCTTGTGCAATACTCCGGTCCTCGCCCGCACCGCCAATGCCTCCCcactttgtgccatctgcaaatttgattaG
- the ATP1A3 gene encoding sodium/potassium-transporting ATPase subunit alpha-3 isoform X1: MGYGRSDSYRVATTQDKSEKDSPKKGSKDAKARDLDDLKKEVAMTEHKMSIEEVCRKYNTDCVQGLTHSKAQEILVRDGPNALTPPPTTPEWVKFCRQLFGGFSILLWIGAILCFLAYGIQAGTEDDPANDNLYLGIVLAAVVIITGCFSYYQEAKSSKIMESFKNMVPQQALVIREGEKMQLNAEEVVVGDLVEVKGGDRVPADLRIISAHGCKVDNSSLTGESEPQTRSPDCTHDNPLETRNITFFSTNCVEGTARGVVIATGDRTVMGRIATLASGLEVGKTPIAVEIEHFIQLITGVAVFLGVSFFVLSLILGYSWLEAVIFLIGIIVANVPEGLLATVTVCLTLTAKRMARKNCLVKNLEAVETLGSTSTICSDKTGTLTQNRMTVAHMWFDNQIHEADTTEDQSGTAFDKSSATWLALSHVAGLCNRAVFKGGQDNVPILKRDVAGDASESALLKCIELSSGSVKLMRERNKKVAEIPFNSTNKYQLSIHETEDPNDNRYLLVMKGAPERILDRCSTILLQGKEQPLDEELKEAFQNAYLELGGLGERVLGFCHFYMPEEQYPKGFAFDCDDVNFATENLCFVGLMSMIDPPRAAVPDAVGKCRSAGIKVIMVTGDHPITAKAIAKGVGIISEGNETVEDIAARLNIPVSQVNPRDAKACVIHGTDLKDMSTEQIDEILQNHTEIVFARTSPQQKLIIVEGCQRQGAIVAVTGDGVNDSPALKKADIGVAMGIAGSDVSKQAADMILLDDNFASIVTGVEEGRLIFDNLKKSIAYTLTSNIPEITPFLLFIMANIPLPLGTITILCIDLGTDMVPAISLAYEAAESDIMKRQPRNPRTDKLVNERLISMAYGQIGMIQALGGFFAYFVILAENGFLPSGLVGIRLNWDDRTVNDLEDSYGQQWTYEQRKVVEFTCHTSFFVSIVVVQWADLIICKTRRNSVFQQGMKNKILIFGLFEETALAAFLSYCPGMDVALRMYPLKPSWWFCAFPYSFLIFVYDEIRKLILRRNPGGWVEKETYY, encoded by the exons tacGGCCGCTCAGACAGCTACCGCGTGGCCACCACGCAGGACAAGAGCGAGAAGGATTCGCCCAAGAAGGGGAGCAAAGATGCCAAGGCCAGAGACCTGGACGACCTCAAGAAGGAAGTGGCCATG ACTGAGCACAAAATGTCCATCGAAGAGGTTTGCAGAAAATACAACACGGACTGTGTGCAG ggttTGACCCACAGCAAAGCGCAGGAGATCCTGGTGCGGGACGGGCCCAATGCCCTGACGCCCCCCCCCACTACCCCCGAGTGGGTCAAGTTCTGCCGACAGCTCTTCGGGGGCTTCTCCATCCTGCTGTGGATCGGGGCCATTCTCTGCTTCCTGGCCTACGGCATCCAGGCCGGTACCGAGGACGACCCAGCCAACGACAac ctctaccTGGGCATCGTGCTGGCTGCTGTCGTGATCATCACCGGCTGCTTCTCCTACTACCAAGAGGCCAAAAGCTCCAAGATCATGGAGTCCTTCAAGAACATGGTCCCCCag caaGCCCTGGTGATCCGGGAgggggagaagatgcagctgaATGCGGAGGAGGTGGTTGTGGGGGACCTGGTGGAGGTGAAGGGGGGCGACCGCGTCCCCGCCGACCTGCGCATCATCTCGGCCCACGGCTGCAAG GTGGATAATTCCTCCCTGACCGGCGAATCGGAGCCACAGACCCGCTCCCCCGACTGCACCCACGACAACCCGCTGGAGACCCGCAACATCACCTTCTTCTCCACCAACTGCGTCGAGG GCACGGCGCGCGGGGTGGTCATCGCCACGGGCGACCGCACGGTGATGGGCCGAATCGCCACGCTGGCGTCGGGCCTGGAGGTCGGCAAGACGCCCATCGCTGTGGAGATCGAGCATTTCATCCAGCTGATCACCGGCGTGGCCGTGTTCCTGGGCGTCTCCTTCTTCGTGCTCTCGCTCATCCTGGGCTACTCCTGGCTGGAGGCCGTCATCTTCCTCATCGGCATCATCGTGGCCAACGTGCCCGAGGGGCTGCTGGCCACCGTCACG gtctgTCTGACGCTGACGGCCAAGCGCATGGCCCGCAAGAACTGCCTGGTGAAGAACCTGGAGGCGGTGGAGACGCTGGGCTCGACCTCCACCATCTGCTCCGACAAGACGGGGACCCTGACCCAGAACCGCATGACGGTCGCCCACATGTGGTTCGACAACCAGATCCACGAGGCCGACACCACCGAGGACCAGTCGG GAACGGCCTTCGACAAGAGCTCGGCCACCTGGCTGGCCCTGTCCCATGTCGCTGGACTCTGCAACCGTGCCGTCTTCAAGGGGGGGCAGGACAACGTGCCCATCCTCAAG CGGGACGTGGCTGGCGACGCTTCAGAGTCGGCGCTGCTGAAATGCATCGAGCTCTCGTCCGGCTCCGTCAAGCTGATGCGGGAGAGAAACAAGAAAGTGGCCGAGATCCCCTTCAACTCCACCAACAAGTACCAG CTGTCCATCCACGAGACTGAGGACCCCAATGACAACCGTTACCTGCTGGTGATGAAGGGGGCGCCGGAGCGGATCCTGGATCGTTGCTCGACCATCCTGCTGCAGGGCAAGGAGCAGCCGCTGGACgaggagctgaaggaggcttTTCAGAACGCCTACCTGGAGCTGGGCGGCCTGGGCGAGCGGGTGCTCG ggTTCTGTCACTTCTACATGCCGGAGGAGCAGTACCCCAAGGGCTTCGCCTTCGACTGCGACGACGTGAACTTCGCCACCGAGAACCTCTGCTTCGTGGGGCTCATGTCCATGATCGACCCGCCCCGGGCCGCCGTGCCCGACGCCGTGGGCAAGTGCCGCAGCGCTGGCATCAAG gtTATCATGGTGACCGGCGACCACCCCATCACCGCCAAGGCCATCGCCAAGGGCGTGGGCATCATTTCCGAGGGCAACGAGACCGTGGAAGACATCGCCGCCCGCCTCAACATCCCCGTCAGCCAGGTCAACCCCAG GGACGCCAAGGCCTGCGTGATCCACGGCACGGACCTGAAGGACATGAGCACGGAGCAGATCGACGAGATCCTGCAGAACCACACGGAGATCGTCTTCGCCCGCACCTCGCCCCAGCAGAAACTCATCATTGTGGAGGGCTGCCAGAGACAG GGTGCCATCGTGGCCGTGACAGGCGACGGTGTGAACGACTCCCCAGCACTGAAGAAGGCCGACATCGGGGTGGCCATGGGCATCGCCGGCTCCGACGTCTCCAAGCAGGCGGCCGACATGATCCTGCTGGACGACAACTTCGCCTCCATCGTCACCGGCGtcgaggagg GGCGGCTGATCTTCGACAACCTGAAGAAATCCATCGCCTACACGCTGACCAGCAACATCCCCGAGATCACCCCCTTCCTGCTCTTCATCATGGCCAACATCCCGCTGCCCCTCGGCACCATCACCATCCTCTGCATCGACCTGGGCACGGACATG gtCCCCGCCATCTCCCTGGCCTACGAAGCCGCCGAGAGCGACATCATGAAACGGCAGCCTCGAAACCCCCGGACGGACAAGCTGGTGAACGAGAGGCTGATTAGCATGGCCTACGGGCAGATCG GGATGATCCAGGCCTTGGGCGGGTTTTTCGCCTACTTTGTGATCCTGGCCGAGAACGGGTTCCTGCCCTCGGGGCTGGTCGGGATCCGGCTCAACTGGGACGACCGCACCGTGAACGACCTGGAGGACAGCTACGGGCAGCAGTGG ACGTATGAGCAGCGCAAGGTGGTGGAGTTCACCTGCCACACGTCCTTCTTCGTCAGCATCGTGGTGGTGCAATGGGCCGATCTGATCATCTGCAAAACCAGGAGAAACTCAGTGTTCCAGCAGGGCATGAA GAACAAGATCCTTATTTTCGGGCTCTTTGAGGAGACCGCGCTGGCCGCCTTCCTGTCCTACTGCCCCGGCATGGACGTGGCGCTGCGGATGTACCCCCTGAA GCCCAGCTGGTGGTTCTGTGCCTTCCCGTACAGCTTCCTCATCTTCGTGTACGACGAGATCCGGAAACTCATCCTGCGCCGGaaccccggag GTTGGGTCGAGAAGGAAACCTActactga